In Capsicum annuum cultivar UCD-10X-F1 chromosome 7, UCD10Xv1.1, whole genome shotgun sequence, one genomic interval encodes:
- the LOC107855029 gene encoding probable protein phosphatase 2C 52: protein MGVCVSTSSHSTCSSRSNSERVSPECLGIRMFSRKRIRKTFSDPVTTLQHLSSIPNRIFKNGKSRTSCIFTQQGRKGINQDAMVVWEDFMAEDVTFCGVFDGHGPHGHLVARKVRDALPLKLASFLQSFDSKHNGSTVNCCSGNPKLDVVDPDKDGGVEDKVDYLWREAFLKSYKAMDKELRSHPNLDCFCSGSTAVTLVKQGSNLFMGYIGDSRAILASKDSNDSMVAVQLTVDLKPDLPKEAERIKKCKGRVFALQDEPEVQRVWLPFDDAPGLAMARAFGDFCLKEYGVISVPEFSHRILTERDKFIVLASDGVWDVLSNEEVVEIVSAAPTRASAARILVDSAAREWKTKYPTSKMDDCAVVCLFLDGKMDSESDNEDQCFSSATIHSNHSCNAAESDDGQNSEPSLQRNFTVRSAEENDTYKRIVAEVEANQEAVPTEEQNWLGLEGVTRVNSLVQLPRFSEERPRP from the exons ATGGGGGTTTGTGTCTCTACTAGCAGTCATAGTACTTGTAGTAGCAGGAGCAACAGCGAAAGAGTTTCCCCTGAATGTTTGGGGATAAGGATGTTTAGTCGAAAGAGGATTAGAAAAACTTTTTCTGATCCTGTTACTACATTGCAACATTTGTCTTCAATACCTAATCGGATATTCAAAAATGGGAAGAGCCGGACTTCTTGCATATTCACTCAACAAGGGCGTAAAGGCATAAACCAGGATGCCATGGTTGTCTGGGAA GATTTCATGGCTGAAGATGTGACCTTTTGTGGTGTATTTGATGGTCATGGTCCACATGGCCATCTCGTTGCTCGCAAAGTAAGGGATGCACTTCCCTTGAAGCTAGCGTCATTTTTGCAATCATTTGACTCGAAGCACAATGGCTCTACTGTGAATTGCTGCAGTGGTAATCCAAAATTGGATGTGGTGGATCCTGATAAGGATGGAGGGGTGGAGGATAAAGTGGACTACCTGTGGAGAGAAGCTTTCCTTAAATCATACAAGGCTATGGATAAAGAACTAAGGTCTCATCCTAATTTAGATTGCTTTTGCAGTGGGAGCACAGCCGTCACTCTAGTGAAACAG GGTTCAAATCTTTTTATGGGCTACATTGGTGATTCACGGGCAATCCTGGCATCTAAGGACAGTAATGATTCAATGGTAGCAGTTCAATTGACTGTTGATCTGAAGCCTGACTTACCCA AGGAAGCTGAGAGGATAAAAAAATGTAAAGGTCGGGTTTTTGCATTGCAAGATGAGCCTGAGGTACAGAGAGTATGGCTTCCATTTGATGATGCCCCTGGTTTAGCAATGGCTCGAGCATTTGGGGATTTCTGCTTGAAGGAATATGGGGTGATTTCAGTTCCAGAATTTTCTCACCGTATTCTTACCGAAAGGGACAAATTCATTGTTCTAGCTTCTGATGGG GTTTGGGACGTCTTGAGTAATGAGGAAGTGGTTGAGATAGTGTCAGCCGCTCCTACACGAGCATCAGCTGCCAGAATCCTGGTTGATTCAGCTGCACGCGAATGGAAAACCAAATATCCAACGTCAAAGATGGATGATTGTGCAGTCGTTTGCTTGTTCTTGGATGGGAAAATGGACTCTGAATCCGATAACGAGGATCAATGTTTCTCTTCTGCTACAATTCACAGCAACCATTCTTGTAACGCTGCCGAATCAGACGATGGACAGAATTCCGAGCCATCTCTACAGAGGAACTTCACCGTCAGGTCAGCTGAAGAGAACGACACCTACAAACGAATTGTTGCAGAAGTAGAAGCAAATCAAGAAGCCGTGCCGACTGAAGAGCAGAACTGGTTAGGATTAGAAGGCGTCACTCGGGTAAACTCCCTGGTTCAGCTTCCAAGATTTTCTGAAGAGAGGCCAAGACCTTAA